A stretch of the Drosophila sulfurigaster albostrigata strain 15112-1811.04 chromosome 2L, ASM2355843v2, whole genome shotgun sequence genome encodes the following:
- the LOC133850180 gene encoding myosin heavy chain, muscle isoform X26, producing the protein MPKPAASQEDEDPTPYLFVSLEQRRIDQSKPYDSKKNCWVPDEKEGYLLGDIKATKGDIVSVGLPGGEVKDFKSEKVEKVNPPKFEKIEDMADMTVLNTPCVLHNLRQRYYAKLIYTYSGLFCVAINPYKRYPVYTNRCAKMYRGKRRNEVPPHIFAISDGAYVDMLTNHVNQSMLITGESGAGKTENTKKVIAYFATVGASTKKDESQKNKGSLEDQVVQTNPVLEAFGNAKTVRNDNSSRFGKFIRIHFGPTGKLAGADIETYLLEKARVISQQSLERSYHIFYQIMSGAVAGVKEICGLTDNIYDYHIVSQGKVTVPSIDDSEEFILTDQAFDILGFTKQEKEDVYRITAAVMHMGGMKFKQRGREEQAEQDGEEEGGRVSKLFGCDTAELYKNLLKPRIKVGNEFVTQGRNVQQVTNSIGALCKGVFDRLFKWLVKKCNETLDTKQKRQHFIGVLDIAGFEIFDYNGFEQLCINFTNEKLQQFFNHHMFVLEQEEYQREGIEWTFIDFGMDLQLCIDLIEKPMGILSILEEESMFPKATDQTFSEKLTNTHLGKSAPFQKPKPPKPGQQAAHFAIGHYAGVVAYNITGWLEKNKDPLNDTVVDQFKKSQNKLLIEIFADHPGQSGGGEQAKGGRGKKGGGFATVSSAYKEQLNSLMTTLRSTQPHFVRCIIPNEMKQPGVVDAHLVMHQLTCNGVLEGIRICRKGFPNRMIYPDFKMRYKIMCPKQLVGVDKDKKATEIIIKFIDLPEDQYRLGNTKVFFRAGVLGQMEEFRDERLGKIMSWMQAWARGYLARKGFKKLQEQRVALKVVQRNLRKYLQLRTWPWYKLWQKIKPLLNVSRIEDEIARLEEKAKKAEELHAAEVKVRKELEALNAKLLAEKTALLDSLSGEKGQLQDFQERNAKLQAQKNDLENQLRDIQERLTQEEDARNQLFQQKKKADQEISGLKKDIEDLELNIQKAEQDKATKDHQIRNLNDEIAHQDELINKLNKEKKMQGESNQKTGEELQAAEDKINHLNKVKAKLEQTLDELEDSLEREKKVRGDVEKSKRKVEGDLKLTQEAVADLERNKKELEQTIQRKDKELSSITAKLEDEQVVVGKHQRQIKELQARIEELEEEVEAERQARAKAEKQRADLARELEELGERLEEAGGATSAQIELNKKREAELSKLRRDLEEANIQHESTLANLRKKHNDAVAEMAEQVDQLNKLKAKAEKEKNEYYGQLNDLRAGVDHITNEKAAQEKIAKQLQHTLNEVQSKLDETNRTLNDFDASKKKLSIENSDLLRQLEEAESQVSQLSKIKISLTTQLEDTKRLADEESRERATLLGKFRNLEHDLDNLREQVEEEAEGKADLQRQLSKANAEAQVWRSKYESDGVARSEELEEAKRKLQARLAEAEETIESLNQKCIGLEKTKQRLSTEVEDLQLEVDRANAIANAAEKKQKAFDKIIGEWKLKVDDLAAELDASQKECRNYSTELFRLKGAYEEGQEQLEAVRRENKNLADEVKDLLDQIGEGGRNIHEIEKARKRLEAEKDELQAALEEAEAALEQEENKVLRAQLELSQVRQEIDRRIQEKEEEFENTRKNHQRALDSMQASLEAEAKGKAEALRMKKKLEADINELEIALDHANKANAEAQKNIKRYQQQLKDIQTALEEEQRARDDAREQLGISERRANALQNELEESRTLLEQADRGRRQAEQELADAHEQLNEVSAQNASISAAKRKLESELQTLHSDLDELLNEAKNSEEKAKKAMVDAARLADELRAEQDHAQTQEKLRKALEQQIKELQVRLDEAEANALKGGKKAIQKLEQRVRELENELDGEQRRHADAQKNLRKSERRIKELSFQSEEDRKNHERMQDLVDKLQQKIKTYKRQIEEAEEIAALNLAKFRKAQQELEEAEERADLAEQAISKFRAKGRAGSVGRGASPAPRATSVRPQFDGLAFPPRFDLAPENEF; encoded by the exons ATGCCGAAGCCAGCCGCTAGCCAGGAGGATGAGGATCCCACCCCATACCTGTTCGTGTCTTTGGAACAAAGACGTATCGATCAATCGAAACCCTATGATTCGAAGAAGAACTGTTGGGTGCCCGACGAGAAGGAGGGTTATCTCCTTGGTGACATCAAGGCTACCAAGGGTGATATCGTCTCCGTCGGTCTGCCTGGTGGAGAG GTAAAAGATTTCAAATCCGAGAAGGTGGAGAAAGTGAATCcaccaaaattcgaaaaaattGAAGATATGGCCGACATGACCGTGCTGAACACACCTTGCGTGCTGCACAATTTGCGCCAACGTTATTATGCTAAGCTCATCTAT ACCTACTCCGGTCTTTTCTGCGTTGCCATCAATCCTTACAAGCGCTACCCCGTCTATACCAACCGTTGCGCTAAGATGTACCGTGGCAAGCGCCGTAATGAGGTGCCACCCCATATTTTCGCCATCTCTGACGGTGCCTACGTCGACATGTTGACCAACCACGTGAATCAATCCATGTTGATTACCGGTGAGTCTGGTGCTGGTAAGACTGAGAACACGAAGAAGGTCATTGCGTACTTCGCCACTGTCGGCGCTTCGACCAAGAAGGATGAGTCCCAGAAGAACAAGGGCTCCCTTGAGGATCAGGTTGTGCAAACTAACCCTGTGCTTGAGGCCTTCGGTAACGCCAAGACCGTGCGTAACGATAACTCCTCTCGTTTC GGTAAATTCATCCGTATTCACTTCGGCCCCACTGGTAAACTGGCTGGTGCTGATATTGAGACCT ATCTGTTGGAGAAGGCTCGTGTCATCTCTCAGCAATCTCTGGAGCGCTCCTACCACATCTTCTACCAGATCATGTCTGGTGCCGTCGCTGGTGTTAAAG AAATCTGTGGTTTGACCGATAACATCTACGATTACCACATTGTCTCCCAGGGCAAGGTTACTGTGCCCAGCATCGACGATTCTGAGGAATTCATCCTCACTGAT CAAGCCTTCGACATCTTGGGCTTCACCAAGCAGGAGAAGGAGGATGTGTACCGCATCACCGCCGCTGTCATGCACATGGGTGGCATGAAGTTCAAGCAACGTGGTCGCGAGGAGCAGGCTGAGCAGGACGGTGAAGAGGAGGGTGGCCGTGTGTCTAAGCTGTTCGGCTGCGACACCGCTGAGCTGTACAAGAACTTGCTCAAGCCCCGCATCAAGGTCGGTAACGAGTTCGTCACCCAGGGCCGTAACGTCCAGCAGGTCACCAACTCCATCGGTGCTCTGTGCAAGGGTGTCTTCGATCGTCTCTTCAAATGGCTGGTCAAGAAGTGTAACGAGACTCTGGATACCAAGCAGAAGCGTCAGCATTTCATTGGTGTGCTGGATATTGCTGGTTTTGAAATCTTCGAC tACAACGGTTTCGAGCAATTGTGCATCAATTTCACTAACgaaaaattgcaacaattcTTCAACCATCACATGTTTGTTTTGGAACAAGAAGAATATCAACGCGAGGGCATCGAATGGACCTTCATTGATTTCGGCATGGATCTGCAATTGTGTATTGATTTGATTGAAAAG CCTATGGGTATCTTGTCCATCCTGGAAGAAGAGTCTATGTTCCCCAAGGCCACCGATCAGACCTTCTCGGAGAAGTTGACCAACACCCATTTGGGCAAGTCAGCTCCATTCCAGAAGCCCAAGCCACCAAAGCCCGGCCAGCAGGCTGCTCACTTTGCCATTGGCCATTATGCTGGTGTTGTCGCCTATAACATCACCGGTTGGTTGGAGAAGAACAAGGATCCTCTGAACGACACTGTTGTCGACCAGTTCAAGAAGTCGCAGAACAAGCTGCTCATCGAAATCTTCGCTGATCATCCTGGTCAGTCCGGTGGCGGTGAACAGGCTAAGGGCGGTCGTGGCAAGAAGGGTGGTGGCTTCGCTACCGTCTCGTCGGCCTACAAGGAGCAGTTGAACAGCTTGATGACCACTCTGCGTTCGACACAGCCTCACTTCGTCCGTTGCATCATTCCCAACGAGATGAAACAACCTGGCGTGGTTGATGCCCACTTGGTCATGCACCAGCTGACTTGTAACGGTGTGCTTGAAGGTATCCGTATTTGCCGTAAAGGTTTCCCCAACAGAATGATCTACCCCGATTTCAAGATGCG CTACAAAATCATGTGCCCCAAGCAATTGGTTGGCGTTGACAAAGACAAAAAGGCCACTGAAATTATCATTAAGTTTATCGATCTGCCCGAAGATCAATACCGTTTGGGTAACACAAAG GTGTTCTTCCGTGCCGGTGTCCTGGGTCAGATGGAAGAGTTCCGTGATGAGCGTTTGGGCAAGATCATGTCCTGGATGCAAGCCTGGGCTCGTGGTTACCTGGCCCGTAAGGGCTTCAAGAAGCTGCAGGAGCAGCGTGTCGCCCTCAAGGTCGTCCAGCGCAATCTGCGCAAATACCTGCAGCTGCGTACCTGGCCCTGGTACAAACTGTGGCAGAAGATCAAGCCTCTGCTCAACGTCAGCCGTATTGAGGATGAGATTGCC CGTCTGGAAGAGAAGGCCAAGAAGGCTGAGGAACTGCATGCCGCTGAAGTGAAAGTGCGCAAGGAATTGGAGGCTCTGAACGCCAAGCTGTTGGCTGAGAAGACCGCTCTGTTGGACTCTCTGTCCGGCGAGAAGGGTCAGCTGCAGGACTTCCAGGAACGCAACGCTAAGTTGCAGGCCCAGAAGAACGACCTCGAGAACCAGCTGCGC GACATCCAAGAGCGCCTGACTCAGGAGGAAGATGCCCGCAACCAGCTGTtccagcagaagaagaaggccGACCAGGAGATCTCTGGCCTGAAGAAGGACATCGAGGATCTGGAGCTGAACATCCAGAAGGCCGAGCAAGATAAGGCCACCAAGGATCACCAGATCCGCAACTTGAACGACGAGATCGCCCACCAGGATGAGCTCATCAACAAGTTGAACAAGGAGAAGAAGATGCAGGGCGAGAGCAACCAGAAGACTGGTGAGGAACTGCAGGCCGCCGAGGACAAGATCAACCACTTGAACAAGGTTAAGGCTAAGCTCGAGCAGACCCTCGACGAACTCGAGGATTCTCTGGAGCGTGAGAAGAAGGTGCGCGGTGATGTTGAGAAGTCCAAGCGCAAGGTTGAGGGTGACCTCAAGCTGACCCAGGAGGCTGTTGCCGATCTGGAGCGCAACAAGAAGGAGTTGGAGCAGACCATCCAGCGCAAGGACAAGGAACTGTCCTCCATCACCGCCAAGCTCGAAGACGAGCAGGTCGTTGTTGGCAAGCACCAGCGCCAGATCAAGGAACTGCAGGCCCGCATCGAGGAGCTCGAGGAGGAGGTCGAGGCCGAGCGTCAAGCCCGCGCCAAGGCCGAGAAGCAGCGCGCCGATTTGGCTCGTGAGCTCGAGGAATTGGGTGAGCGTCTGGAAGAGGCTGGCGGTGCCACCTCTGCCCAGATTGAGCTCAACAAGAAGCGTGAGGCTGAGCTGAGCAAGCTGCGTCGCGATCTTGAGGAGGCCAACATCCAGCACGAATCTACCCTGGCTAACCTGCGCAAGAAGCACAACGATGCCGTCGCCGAGATGGCTGAGCAGGTTGATCAGCTCAACAAGCTGAAGGCCAA GGCTGAGAAGGAGAAGAACGAGTACTACGGCCAGCTGAACGATCTGCGCGCCGGCGTTGACCACATTACCAACGAGAAg GCCGCCCAGGAGAAGATCgccaagcagctgcagcacacCCTCAACGAGGTCCAATCGAAATTGGATGAGACCAACAGGACTCTGAACGATTTCGATGCCAGCAAGAAGAAGCTGTCCATTGAGAACTCCGACCTGCTCCGCCAATTGGAGGAAGCCGAGTCCCAGGTGTCTCAGCTGTCCAAGATCAAGATCTCCTTGACCACTCAGCTGGAGGATACCAAGCGTCTGGCCGACGAAGAGTCGCGCGAGCGTGCCACCCTTTTGGGCAAGTTCCGCAACTTGGAGCACGACCTCGACAACTTGCGCGAGCAGGTTGAGGAGGAGGCTGAGGGCAAGGCTGATTTGCAGCGTCAACTCAGCAAGGCCAACGCCGAGGCTCAGGTCTGGCGCAGCAAGTACGAATCCGATGGTGTTGCCCGCTCTGAGGAGTTGGAGGAAGCCAAGAGGAAGCTGCAGGCCCGCCTTGCTGAGGCTGAGGAGACCATTGAGTCGCTCAACCAGAAGTGCATTGGCCTGGAGAAGACCAAGCAGCGTCTGTCCACCGAAGTCGAGGACTTGCAGCTGGAGGTCGACCGTGCCAACGCCATTGCCAACGCCGCCGAGAAGAAGCAGAAGGCATTCGACAAGATCATTGGCGAATGGAAGCTCAAGGTCGACGATTTGGCTGCTGAGCTCGATGCCTCCCAGAAGGAGTGCCGCAACTACTCCACCGAGTTGTTCCGTCTTAAGGGCGCCTACGAGGAAGGCCAGGAGCAGCTGGAGGCTGTCCGTCGTGAGAACAAGAACTTGGCTGATGAAGTCAAGGATCTGCTCGACCAGATCGGTGAGGGTGGCCGCAACATCCATGAGATCGAGAAGGCCCGCAAGCGCCTGGAAGCCGAAAAGGACGAGCTCCAGGCTGCTCTTGAGGAAGCTGAGGCTGCTCTTGAACAGGAGGAGAACAAGGTGCTCCGCGCCCAGCTGGAGCTGTCCCAGGTGCGCCAGGAAATCGACCGCCGCATCCAGGAGAAGGAAGAGGAATTCGAGAACACCCGCAAGAACCACCAGCGCGCTCTCGACTCCATGCAAGCCTCCCTTGAGGCTGAGGCCAAGGGTAAGGCTGAGGCCCTCCGCATGAAGAAGAAGTTGGAAGCCGACATCAACGAATTGGAGATTGCTCTGGATCATGCCAACAAG gCTAACGCCGAGGCCCAGAAGAACATCAAGCGCTACCAACAGCAGCTCAAGGACATCCAGACCGCCCTTGAGGAAGAACAGAGAGCCCGTGACGATGCCCGTGAACAGCTGGGTATCTCTGAGCGTCGTGCCAACGCTCTGCAGAACGAACTCGAGGAGTCCCGCACTCTGCTGGAGCAGGCCGACCGCGGCCGTCGCCAGGCCGAGCAGGAACTGGCCGATGCCCACGAACAGTTGAACGAAGTTTCCGCCCAGAACGCTTCCATCTCCGCTGCCAAGAGGAAGTTGGAGTCTGAGCTCCAGACTCTGCACTCTGACCTGGATGAGCTCCTCAACGAAGCCAAGAACTCCGAGGAGAAGGCCAAGAAGGCTATGGTTGATGCCGCCCGCCTGGCTGATGAGCTCCGCGCTGAGCAGGATCATGCCCAGACCCAGGAGAAATTGAGGAAGGCCCTTGAGCAACAGATCAAGGAACTGCAGGTCCGTCTGGATGAGGCTGAGGCCAACGCTCTTAAGGGTGGCAAGAAGGCTATCCAGAAGTTGGAGCAGCGCGTCCGCGAGCTCGAGAACGAGCTGGATGGTGAGCAGAGGAGACACGCCGATGCCCAGAAGAACTTGCGCAAGTCCGAGCGTCGCATCAAGGAGTTGAGCTTCCAGTCTGAGGAGGACCGCAAGAACCACGAGCGCATGCAGGATCTGGTTGACAAGCTGCAACAGAAGATCAAGACATACAAGAGGCAGATTGAGGAGGCTGAGGAAATCGCTGCCCTCAACTTGGCCAAATTCCGCAAGGCCCAGCAGGAGCTCGAGGAAGCTGAGGAGCGTGCCGATCTGGCTGAACAGGCCATTAGCAAATTCCGCGCCAAGGGACGTGCCGGTTCTGTCGGTCGTGGTGCCAGCCCAGCG CCCCGTGCGACATCCGTTAGGCCACAATTCGACGGATTGGCTTTCCCACCAAGATTCGACCTTGCTCCTGAAAACGAATTCTAA